The Elusimicrobiota bacterium DNA window GGCCGGCGCGAGGACCGGACTCCGGAAGCCCGGGGTGCGATTATAGCAAGTGTACGCGGCTACTGCGCAGACGTCGTCGGAGGCAGTCCCAGGTACTGCGGCGTCAGCACGGACCAGGTGTAGTTGTTGCTCGCATTCCAGAGGATCCAGCTCTCGACGCCCTGCAGGTGCGCGGCGAGGATCTGCGCCTTCACCTGCTGGGGTCCGTAGCGGACGCCGAAGAGGGAGAAATCCTGGAGATAGGGACGGAGCTTGGGGGCCTGCTCCTTGAGCCGCGACTTCGCGTCGCGCAGCCCGCGGTGGATGATCTTGTAGGGCTCCCGGTTCGGGCTCGCGAGCCCGTACTCCCCCTTGTAGTAGTGCGAGGGGTACATCATCGGGCTGATGTAGTCGACGAGCGGGGCGAGGCGGTCGATCTCCTGGCCGATGCCCATGTCGTCTTTGGAGGTCGTGGTCATGCCGAAGACCGCGATGGAGATCGGCTTCCCGGTCGGGTCGATGCGGCGGCGGGCGTGGCGCAGGAACTCGACGAGGTTGCTGATGGCCGAGTTCCGCGAGTGGTCCGAACGCACGTAGCGGCAGGCGCGCGTGTTCCCCTCCGTGGGGAAGCGGATGTAGTCGAACTGGATCTCATCGAAGCCGAGCTCGGCGGCGCGCACGGCGAGATCGAGGTTGTAGTCCCAGACGACCTTGCGGTACGGGTCCATCCAGGCGGCGCGGTTCTGGTTGCGCCAGACGCCGCCCTCGGGATTGCGCACGGCCCACTCGGGGTGCTTGCGGGAGAGCAGTTCGTCCCTGAAGACCACGATGCGCGCGACGGCCTTGAGGTTCTGCGCGCGCAGGTCGCGGAGCAGGGCTTCGGGGTCGGGGATGGCGGCCTCGTAGGTTCCGTATTCCGCGGCGCTCTTCACCCCGGGGACGTAGACGCGGCCGTCGGTCTCCTTGAGCGGCACGACCACGGTGTTGACCACCGTGCCCTTGAGCTTGTCGAGGAAAGCCCGGCGGGACTTCGGCGCACCGGCGACCCAGGCCGTCAGGTGCACCGCACGCATCGCCGGGCCGCTCGAGATGGCCACCGAGGACGCGATGTCGGGGTCGGGTTCGGGCTCCTTGCGCGCGGCCGTCTTCCCGTCCTTCTTCTCCGTCGCGGCCGCCGGGACGCTGGACGGCGGCGTTTCGGGAGCGGTGACCGCCGTCGTGGTCTGCGCGGAGAGTGCGACCGGGGCCTGCGCCGTCGTGGAAGGGGCGGGCTCGTCCCCGCTGATGTCCTGCGCCGCGGCCGCCGGAGCGGTGCCGCTCGAGACGGGGACGCCCGCGGCGGGGGCGGTCGAAAGGACGGCGGAAAGAGCGAGGAGGGCGAGCATCGTTGGACTATTCTACAAAATATGTAGAATCGCCCCATCGTCGCACGGAGGTCTCATGGCAGCGAAGAGCGATCCCAAGCAGGCCGTCATCGAAGTCCTCAACAAGGCCCGGGCCGACGAGCTCGCGGCGATCTTCCAGTACATGTCCCAGCACTACGCGCTGGCCGACGGCGACTACGGGCAGGTCGCCGCTCCCGTCAAGCGCGTCGCCATCGACGAGATGCGCCACGCCGAGCTGCTCGCCGAGCGCATCTACGAGCTGGGCGGCGTCCCCGTGGCCGCCCCCTCGATGGCGACGAAGAAGAGCCAGAGCATCGGCGAGGCGATGGACTACGACGTCGAGCTCGAGGAGAAGGCCATCGCGGACTACAACGCCTTCCACCAGGTCTGCGTCGAGGCCCGCGACAACATCAGCGCCAAGCTCGTCGAGCTGATCATGACCGAGGAGCAGGAGCACCTGAACTACTTCCAGAACGTGGACCGCCACATCCGCGAGCTCGGGCCGGCCTACCTGGCCCAGATCGCCGGAGGCGTCAACGACGTGCCCGCCAGCGCGATGGGCTTCGTGGCGAACAAAGCCGCAGGGAAAGCGACGGCGCAGCCGTAGCGTCCGCACGCGTCCGCGGAGCCGCTCCTCGTCGGAGCGGCTCCGCGTTTTTTCGCGGGAAGTTGCGGGGCCCCGACTCAAAAAGCTACGATACTCTCCGTTGACCGCAGTATGGTTGGGTGCCAGAGCGGTCAAATGGACTGGTCTGTAAAACCAGCGGGCTACGCCCTACGAAGGTTCGAATCCTTCCCCAACCACCACCTTGAACGAACGAGCCGCCCTGCTTTCCGGGGCGGCTCGTCCGTTTCCTCTTTCCTCCGCGCGGGAGGTTCGCACGAGGCGCGCCGCCCCTCCCGCCCGCCGCGAAGGTCCGCGGCGACTGCCCCGGGAATGAACAGGTGTTCAGGTCCTTTTTCCCCCTTTGCCATGGGCCCAATGTCCGCCGGCCCAGGCCCCCTTCGGCTCATACGCCGGCCCCCGCGGACGCGCTAGGATACCCTCGCAGCAACGGAGGAACCATGTCCAAGCGCCTCATCGCTCTGCTCGCACCCGCCCTCGTCTGCGCGCTCGCCGCGGCCGCATCCGCCAAGACGACGACCTTCAACGGGCAGTATCGCCTCGAGAAGAAGCTCTCCGGCGCCTGTTATGCGCAGCTCCAGGTCGTCCCCGAGACCTTCGGGAACTCGAAGAACCAGGACGACCTCGGCTTCTACGGCCTTCCCGAAGGGCAAGGCCTCATCGCCGAGCAGGTCCTCGACATCAACAACGGCCTCCAGACCGACCGCTACACGAACCCGATGACCCTCCTCCCCTTCCAGAGCGACCTCATCGGCTATCGTCCACGCCTCGCGACCTCCGACGGCCGCGTCCTGACCTACGTCCAGGGAGAACTCTCGAAGTTCCGGCCGACCCTCGAGAACGGCGAGTTCTTCCAGGCCGAACTCAAGGACGGCCTCCTGCTCATCCGCAAGGGCAAGGTCGTCGAGAGCGCGTTCGTCCTTCAGGACTCCTGCGTCTACGTGAGGACGAAGTAATAGGCGCCCGCCGCCTCCCTCTGGACACCGGTTCCGAGGGGACACGCATCACCGCAGCGGACGGATGACACCCGGTGTCCCCGTGGATGAGCGGCGGGCGGATTCCCTCATCGGACAGCCTCGCGCGGCGAGCTCACCGCGCGAGGCGCTTTTTTCGCTATGATTCCCCCATGACGACTCCCCCTCTCCCGACCCTCTGCTGGGGCTGCTCGCGCTCCATCGACGCCCAGGACGCCTACTGCCGCTTCTGCGGCCGCGGTCAGGGCGAGCACGTCGCCTGGTACTACAAGCCCTGGGGCATCGCCGTCTGCACCTTCTTCGGCCTCGGCCCCTTCGGACTGGCCCTGGTCTGGATGTCCCCCGTCCTCTCGAAGAGGGCGAAGGCCGTCTCCGCGGGACTCATCCTCCTCTTCAGCCTCTGGCTCGCGCGCGGCGTCATGAACATGATCCACGCCGTGTCCGCCGCGCTCGCCGGCGCCGGCCTCCCTCTCGGCGTCTGAGAACCTGAATCCTTTCGCCTCCGCCCGCATCTAAAGGGAAGATGAAGAACGACGTCTTCACGTTCACGGTCCGCGGCATGAGCTGCGCGGCCTGCGCCGCCAAGGTGGAGCAGGGCCTGCGCCGCCTCCCCGGCGTGGAGGAAGCCGCGGTCCATCTCGCCACTGAGAAGGTCTCGGTGCGCGCAACGGCCCCCGCGTCCGCGCTCTACCGTGCGGTCGAGCGTCTCGGCTACCGCCCCGTCGCGGCCGAGTCGGCGGAGGCCGCCGACGGCCGCCGCGCCGAGGACGCACGCGCGCTGCGCCGCGACGCGCTCTCCGCGGCCCTGCTCGCCGCCCCCACCCTCGCGCTCTCCATGTCCCCCATGCTCGCGGGAGCGCACGCGCACGCGGGTCCGACCCCGCTCAACCTCCTGCTCTGCGCGCTGGCCTCGGCGGTCCAGTTCGGGCCGGGACGCCGCTTCCTCTCGAACGGCTGGCGCGGCCTGCGGAGCGGCGCCCCCGGCATGGACGCGCTCGTGCTCATCGGCACGCTCTCGGCCTGGCTCTATTCGCTGGCAAGCACCTTCGCCCCCGCGCGGCTCCCCCCCGGGACGGCGCACGTCTACTACGAGTCCTCGGCCTCGGTGATCGCCTTCGTCCTGCTCGGCCGCTGGCTCGAGGCCCGCGCGAAGGACCGCGCGAGCGCGGCCGTCCGCCGCCTGGGCGAGCTCCGCCCGAAGACCGCCCGCCGCCTCGAGGACGGCGCGGAGCGCGAGGTCCCCGTCGAAGCGCTCCGTCCCGGCGACGTCGTCCTCATCCGTCCCGGAGAGCGCGTGCCCTGCGACGGGGTCGTGCTCGAAGGCGAGAGCTTCGTCGACGAGGCGATGCTCACCGGCGAGCCCATGCCGGTCCGAAAAGCCGCGGGCGCGCGGGTGACCGGCGGAACCGTCAACGGGACCGGCGCCTTCCGCTTCCGGGCCGAGGCGACCGGCCGCGACGCCGTCCTCGAGCGCATCGTCGAGCTCGTGGAGACCGCTCAGACGAGCCGCCCGCGCATCCAGGCGCTGGCCGA harbors:
- a CDS encoding putative glycoside hydrolase, with amino-acid sequence MLALLALSAVLSTAPAAGVPVSSGTAPAAAAQDISGDEPAPSTTAQAPVALSAQTTTAVTAPETPPSSVPAAATEKKDGKTAARKEPEPDPDIASSVAISSGPAMRAVHLTAWVAGAPKSRRAFLDKLKGTVVNTVVVPLKETDGRVYVPGVKSAAEYGTYEAAIPDPEALLRDLRAQNLKAVARIVVFRDELLSRKHPEWAVRNPEGGVWRNQNRAAWMDPYRKVVWDYNLDLAVRAAELGFDEIQFDYIRFPTEGNTRACRYVRSDHSRNSAISNLVEFLRHARRRIDPTGKPISIAVFGMTTTSKDDMGIGQEIDRLAPLVDYISPMMYPSHYYKGEYGLASPNREPYKIIHRGLRDAKSRLKEQAPKLRPYLQDFSLFGVRYGPQQVKAQILAAHLQGVESWILWNASNNYTWSVLTPQYLGLPPTTSAQ
- a CDS encoding ferritin-like domain-containing protein — its product is MAAKSDPKQAVIEVLNKARADELAAIFQYMSQHYALADGDYGQVAAPVKRVAIDEMRHAELLAERIYELGGVPVAAPSMATKKSQSIGEAMDYDVELEEKAIADYNAFHQVCVEARDNISAKLVELIMTEEQEHLNYFQNVDRHIRELGPAYLAQIAGGVNDVPASAMGFVANKAAGKATAQP